The Salinispora tropica CNB-440 genome has a window encoding:
- a CDS encoding phage antirepressor, with translation MTHPPGQPGGGSGSSGGTTGPGREITTFEFGDLPLRTVTVGGEPWFVVADACQGLDLTNPSMAASRLHADDLSTAEVIDGMGRRQHVRITNESGLYDLIFQSRKPEARAFRRWVTHEVLPAIRATGRYESVPAVPQSYADALQLAADQARQLDAQAAELAEAAPKAQSWDTLASADGDWSVRDAAKILSRDPNLNVGERRLFTVLGEQQWIYRQRGDGRWRPYQRAVESGWLSELPASHYHPRTGELVLDVPQVRVTTRGLHLLHRRLGGVQPLRTHEQTALIA, from the coding sequence GTGACCCACCCACCTGGCCAGCCTGGAGGCGGCAGCGGAAGCAGCGGCGGCACCACCGGCCCCGGCCGCGAGATCACAACCTTCGAATTCGGCGATCTCCCGCTGAGGACAGTCACGGTCGGCGGTGAGCCCTGGTTCGTGGTCGCTGACGCCTGTCAGGGGTTGGATCTCACCAACCCGAGCATGGCCGCGAGCAGGCTTCACGCCGATGACCTAAGTACTGCTGAGGTCATCGACGGCATGGGACGTAGGCAGCACGTCCGGATCACCAACGAGTCCGGCCTATACGACTTGATCTTTCAGAGTCGTAAGCCTGAGGCACGTGCGTTCCGCCGCTGGGTGACTCACGAGGTGTTGCCCGCGATTCGGGCGACGGGCCGGTACGAGTCGGTGCCGGCGGTGCCGCAGTCGTACGCGGATGCGTTGCAGCTTGCCGCGGATCAGGCCCGGCAGCTTGACGCGCAGGCTGCCGAGTTGGCGGAGGCCGCGCCGAAGGCCCAGTCGTGGGACACCCTCGCGTCGGCTGACGGCGACTGGTCAGTCCGGGACGCCGCGAAGATCCTGTCGCGCGATCCCAACCTGAACGTGGGGGAGCGGCGGCTGTTCACGGTCCTCGGCGAGCAGCAGTGGATCTATCGGCAGCGCGGGGACGGCCGTTGGCGGCCGTATCAGCGGGCTGTCGAGTCGGGCTGGCTGTCCGAACTACCCGCCTCGCACTACCACCCGCGTACGGGGGAGCTGGTGCTTGATGTGCCTCAGGTGCGGGTCACCACCCGTGGTCTGCATCTGTTGCATCGCCGGCTGGGTGGTGTGCAGCCGTTGCGGACGCATGAGCAGACGGCGCTGATCGCATGA
- a CDS encoding recombinase RecT, with protein MTQTVSQAVATRDNSPAGLITQYSESFAQVLPSHIKPATWVRLAQGALKRGKRGDGGRFELEIAASNNPGVFLAALLDAARQGLEPGTEQYYLTPRKVKGRLEILGITGYQGHIELMYRAGAVASVVAEIVREHDEYRYQRGIDDVPVHRYKPFARDAERGALIGVYAYARMKDGAVSRVVELSRDDIDRIKASSQGANSEYSPWQKHEAAMWLKSAVRQLQKWVPTSAEFRREQLRAAAEAHRVASAADAPDGATAPQGDVLDGEVLDEAPTEPARSDDAGGHVEQEWPDAARPGGAQ; from the coding sequence ATGACGCAGACCGTCTCACAGGCCGTGGCCACCCGGGACAACTCCCCGGCCGGCTTGATCACGCAGTACTCCGAGTCGTTCGCCCAGGTATTGCCGTCGCACATCAAGCCGGCCACGTGGGTTCGGCTGGCCCAGGGCGCGCTTAAGCGCGGCAAGCGTGGCGACGGTGGCCGGTTCGAGTTGGAGATCGCCGCCTCGAACAACCCGGGCGTGTTCCTCGCCGCGCTGCTCGACGCCGCCCGGCAGGGCCTGGAGCCTGGCACTGAGCAGTACTACCTCACCCCGCGGAAAGTGAAGGGCCGGCTGGAGATCCTAGGGATCACCGGCTACCAGGGGCACATCGAGTTGATGTACCGGGCCGGGGCGGTTGCCTCGGTGGTCGCCGAGATCGTGCGAGAGCACGACGAGTACCGCTACCAGCGCGGCATCGACGACGTGCCGGTGCACCGATACAAGCCGTTCGCCCGCGACGCCGAACGCGGCGCCCTGATCGGCGTGTACGCATACGCCCGCATGAAGGACGGCGCGGTGTCCCGGGTTGTCGAGCTGAGCCGCGACGACATCGACCGCATCAAGGCCAGCAGCCAGGGCGCGAACAGCGAGTACAGCCCGTGGCAGAAGCACGAGGCCGCCATGTGGCTCAAGTCGGCGGTACGGCAGTTGCAGAAGTGGGTGCCCACGTCGGCGGAGTTCCGGCGGGAGCAACTACGCGCCGCGGCTGAGGCCCACCGGGTCGCGTCCGCGGCGGACGCCCCGGACGGCGCCACTGCACCGCAGGGCGACGTCCTGGACGGTGAGGTACTCGACGAGGCACCCACCGAGCCGGCGCGATCCGATGATGCCGGCGGGCATGTCGAGCAGGAGTGGCCGGACGCCGCGCGGCCGGGAGGTGCCCAGTGA
- a CDS encoding DNA polymerase III subunit delta', translated as MPDVFADLVGQDEAVDVLRRAAADAAAVLRAGLPDLTAQSDPADPAPTFGSDPAQAGAAERAEREPGAGMTHAWIFTGPPGSGRSVAARAFAAALQCGHGSGCGACPGCHTTMAGTHADVRLVVPDGLSIGVNEMRALVLRAASTPSGGRWQVVVIEDADRLTEAAGNALLKAVEEPPPRTVFLLCAPSIHPDDISVTIRSRCRVVPLRQPAPAAVAEVLVRRDGVEPDVANWAAAAAQGHVGRARRLARDPQARTRRDAVLAVPRQLTGVGAAIDAAAALIGAAEAEAAALVADTDAAERAALETALGAGGTGRRAASAFRGAAGQVKELERRQKSRATRAQRDALDRALVDLAGFYRDALTMALGAPVEPVHTDTATVAGAGARKWEADGALRRLEAVLACRAAIEANVKPRIAVEAMMLALWKG; from the coding sequence ATGCCAGACGTCTTTGCCGACCTGGTCGGCCAGGACGAGGCGGTGGACGTACTGCGGCGGGCCGCAGCGGACGCCGCCGCCGTGCTCCGTGCCGGGCTGCCCGACCTGACGGCTCAGAGCGACCCGGCTGACCCGGCTCCCACCTTCGGTAGCGACCCGGCGCAGGCCGGTGCAGCCGAGCGGGCGGAGCGGGAACCGGGGGCGGGGATGACGCATGCCTGGATCTTCACCGGGCCGCCCGGGTCGGGTCGGTCGGTCGCCGCGCGAGCCTTCGCCGCTGCCCTCCAGTGCGGGCACGGCAGCGGATGCGGTGCCTGCCCCGGCTGCCACACCACGATGGCCGGCACCCACGCCGATGTCCGGCTGGTGGTACCGGATGGGCTCTCCATCGGTGTCAACGAGATGCGCGCCCTGGTGCTTCGCGCCGCCAGCACCCCCTCCGGTGGGCGGTGGCAGGTGGTGGTCATCGAGGATGCGGACCGCCTCACCGAGGCCGCCGGTAACGCCCTGTTGAAGGCGGTGGAGGAGCCACCCCCGCGAACGGTCTTCCTGCTCTGCGCGCCGTCCATCCACCCCGACGACATCTCGGTGACCATCCGGTCGCGCTGCCGGGTCGTACCCCTGCGGCAGCCCGCACCGGCGGCCGTCGCCGAGGTGCTCGTTCGGCGTGACGGCGTCGAGCCCGACGTGGCGAACTGGGCGGCCGCCGCGGCCCAGGGGCACGTCGGGCGGGCTCGGCGGCTGGCCCGCGACCCGCAGGCGCGTACCCGCCGGGACGCGGTGCTCGCGGTGCCCCGTCAGCTCACCGGGGTGGGCGCGGCGATCGACGCTGCCGCCGCACTGATCGGGGCCGCCGAGGCGGAGGCCGCGGCGTTGGTGGCGGACACCGATGCGGCCGAACGGGCCGCGTTGGAGACGGCCCTCGGCGCGGGCGGCACCGGCCGGAGAGCGGCCAGCGCGTTCCGGGGCGCCGCCGGGCAGGTCAAGGAGTTGGAGCGGCGGCAGAAGTCCCGGGCCACCCGGGCGCAGCGGGATGCCCTGGACCGGGCGCTGGTGGATCTCGCCGGCTTCTACCGGGACGCGCTCACGATGGCGCTGGGCGCCCCGGTCGAACCGGTACACACCGACACCGCCACGGTCGCCGGGGCGGGTGCGCGCAAGTGGGAAGCCGACGGCGCGCTGCGTCGCCTGGAAGCGGTCCTGGCCTGCCGGGCCGCGATCGAGGCGAACGTCAAGCCCCGGATCGCCGTCGAGGCGATGATGCTCGCTCTCTGGAAGGGCTGA
- a CDS encoding YbaB/EbfC family nucleoid-associated protein, translating to MPRGEIDEAWIEEAVRRYRRIESLQTEFDQAVTTVEVTVRSPDGLVEVVVTAAGRITDVRFLGTLQNRQPRDVAGSVQAAVAAAADAAQWAREKLHNETFAAYRPLTGA from the coding sequence ATGCCGCGGGGGGAGATCGACGAAGCCTGGATCGAGGAGGCGGTGCGGCGCTACCGCCGGATCGAGTCGCTGCAGACCGAGTTCGACCAGGCGGTGACGACGGTCGAGGTCACGGTTCGCTCACCGGACGGGCTGGTCGAGGTGGTGGTCACCGCGGCGGGGCGGATCACCGACGTGCGGTTCCTCGGCACGTTGCAGAATCGCCAACCCCGCGACGTAGCCGGGTCCGTGCAGGCGGCGGTGGCCGCCGCGGCCGACGCCGCGCAGTGGGCGCGGGAAAAGCTGCACAACGAGACCTTCGCCGCGTACCGCCCGCTCACGGGGGCTTGA
- a CDS encoding ATP-binding protein — MTTPIHTALGDWPTRAASNTTPTTNGPTLAELQADADRREMDAIRARQAANRAIVYTRRRPTRYANATYNQLTPAQNPDGKITRWWDHGPRALVLAGPARTGKTTAAYAIANDVHNRDTWVTVWTAADLSAALKPDSTEPFAYDYATTCPLLVLDDLGRERVTDWWLEQLQRIVDARCAHQRRLIVTTNSGPNADAAYDELATRYGHPVVERLIDDGGVLVLDGPAVRRVVNQW, encoded by the coding sequence ATGACCACCCCCATCCACACCGCCCTCGGCGACTGGCCCACCCGCGCCGCCAGCAACACCACCCCGACCACCAACGGCCCCACCCTCGCCGAGCTCCAAGCCGACGCCGACCGCCGCGAAATGGACGCCATCCGCGCCCGCCAAGCCGCCAACCGCGCCATCGTCTACACCCGCCGCCGCCCCACCCGCTACGCCAACGCCACCTACAACCAACTCACACCCGCCCAAAACCCCGACGGAAAGATCACCCGCTGGTGGGACCACGGCCCCCGCGCACTCGTCCTCGCCGGCCCCGCCCGCACCGGCAAAACCACCGCCGCATACGCCATCGCCAACGACGTGCACAACCGCGACACCTGGGTGACCGTCTGGACCGCCGCCGACCTATCCGCCGCCCTCAAACCCGACTCCACCGAACCCTTCGCCTACGACTACGCCACCACCTGCCCCCTACTCGTCCTCGACGACCTCGGCCGCGAACGCGTCACCGACTGGTGGCTCGAACAACTCCAACGCATCGTCGATGCCCGCTGCGCACACCAGCGCCGCCTCATCGTCACCACCAACAGCGGACCCAACGCCGACGCCGCCTACGACGAACTCGCCACCCGCTACGGCCACCCCGTCGTCGAGCGACTCATCGACGACGGCGGCGTCCTCGTCCTCGACGGGCCAGCCGTACGGCGGGTCGTGAACCAGTGGTGA
- a CDS encoding YqaJ viral recombinase family protein — translation MNAVELLSPEQANPGNPKWHTLRRDGVTASEIAAVLGLSPWDSPFSLYWRKINGWCADDTVDMSTGRRVEPVVADWWATPSAPRQACTSVRLASTRTRPGGGS, via the coding sequence GTGAACGCGGTCGAGTTACTTAGCCCTGAGCAGGCCAATCCTGGAAACCCGAAGTGGCACACGCTGCGCCGTGACGGGGTCACCGCGTCTGAGATTGCCGCCGTGCTCGGCCTTAGCCCGTGGGACAGCCCGTTCTCGCTCTACTGGCGGAAGATCAACGGCTGGTGCGCCGACGACACCGTGGACATGTCCACTGGTCGCCGGGTGGAGCCGGTTGTCGCCGACTGGTGGGCCACACCGTCGGCGCCCCGGCAGGCATGTACGTCCGTCCGGCTGGCCTCTACGCGCACGAGGCCCGGCGGTGGCAGCTAG
- a CDS encoding tyrosine-type recombinase/integrase has product MTVGKRADGRYDRKSVYGKTSDAIKADIRKLQEKADRKIPIAAGRTPTVRKWFTEWLTELHATLERPLAPRTVDAYLSACMTWIFPAIGDVAIDELTAANLDALYSKMRPHVAPTYLLKVHAIIRRGLKIAMARDLVHRNVAAIRGNPGSTKGRRKKPLTVEQARCLITAIERRPTALRWKVGLSIGPRQGEALGLTWPCVDLDAGAIAKDWQLQRLKWRHGCPDPVKCAAQFCRRENCQPSWAHGCTDPGRCYQQPFRCPARTPGDRCPRHHRPCPKPCPPGCTRHATRCPQRRDGGLRLTRPKTWLASDDDEVATDLVLLPATLAAELREHKRQQSGLKQRLGKEYKDEGLVFCQPNGRPVDPRADLDDWYQILAEAGLPRAGSHVARHTAATMLLDAGLDISAVQQAMGWRDIRTARRYAAPSLGQAKRAAEAAETALFRPVSDLAEHRARKSAG; this is encoded by the coding sequence GTGACCGTCGGCAAGCGCGCCGACGGCCGCTATGACCGTAAAAGCGTATACGGAAAGACCTCTGACGCCATCAAGGCAGACATCCGAAAACTACAGGAGAAGGCCGACAGGAAGATCCCGATTGCAGCGGGCCGGACGCCGACTGTTCGGAAGTGGTTCACTGAGTGGCTTACCGAGCTGCATGCGACACTGGAGCGCCCTCTCGCGCCTCGCACGGTCGACGCGTACCTATCGGCCTGCATGACATGGATCTTCCCGGCTATCGGCGATGTAGCTATCGACGAACTAACTGCGGCGAACCTTGACGCCTTGTATTCCAAGATGCGGCCCCACGTCGCCCCAACCTACCTGCTCAAGGTGCACGCGATCATTCGGCGTGGCCTGAAAATCGCAATGGCGCGCGACCTGGTACACCGAAACGTCGCAGCAATTCGCGGAAACCCAGGCAGCACGAAAGGGCGCAGGAAGAAGCCACTAACAGTCGAGCAGGCCCGCTGCCTCATTACTGCGATCGAACGGCGGCCGACCGCGTTGCGGTGGAAAGTCGGCCTCTCAATCGGCCCCCGACAAGGCGAGGCGTTGGGGCTTACGTGGCCGTGCGTTGACCTGGACGCGGGCGCGATCGCGAAGGATTGGCAGTTGCAGCGCCTGAAATGGCGGCACGGCTGCCCAGACCCAGTGAAATGCGCAGCCCAGTTCTGCCGGCGCGAAAATTGCCAGCCGAGTTGGGCGCACGGGTGCACCGACCCGGGCCGCTGCTATCAGCAGCCGTTCCGGTGTCCAGCACGGACACCGGGCGACCGATGCCCCCGGCATCACCGCCCATGCCCGAAGCCTTGCCCGCCCGGATGCACCCGGCACGCCACCCGGTGTCCCCAACGCAGGGACGGAGGACTGAGGCTGACCCGGCCGAAGACGTGGCTGGCCTCCGACGACGACGAGGTGGCCACTGATCTAGTGCTGCTGCCGGCGACTCTCGCAGCGGAACTGCGCGAGCACAAGCGGCAACAGAGCGGGCTCAAACAGAGGCTGGGCAAGGAGTACAAAGACGAGGGGTTAGTGTTTTGCCAGCCCAACGGTCGGCCCGTCGACCCTCGCGCCGATCTCGACGACTGGTACCAGATCCTCGCTGAGGCTGGATTGCCGCGCGCGGGGTCGCACGTGGCGCGGCACACAGCAGCAACGATGCTGCTGGACGCTGGGCTCGATATCTCCGCAGTCCAGCAGGCCATGGGCTGGCGGGACATCCGTACGGCCCGTCGGTATGCGGCGCCGAGTCTCGGCCAGGCGAAACGCGCAGCCGAGGCGGCAGAGACGGCACTCTTCCGCCCCGTGTCCGATCTTGCTGAGCATCGGGCTCGGAAGAGCGCCGGGTAG
- a CDS encoding PSP1 domain-containing protein, with protein sequence MGMLCAVSFHRYGRLYYLDPGEFRPKVGDKVLVPTDEGPEVAECVWAAQWTSDDTEGFPRLAGLAQKEDLRRDELLRQRRAEAKVAAKRLIREHNLPMKVVAVDHVRGATEGGERSTIYFTAPHRVDFRSLVRDLGATLHCRVELRQLSARDSARVQGGIGSCGRDLCCATFLTDFEPVTIRMAKDQDLPLNPLRISGACGRLMCCLKFEHPLYSDSGSYPASGQRVETPAGTAKVVSRHPPSETVTVRQIADGSTRRCALSDVCGSRQAYEARDRG encoded by the coding sequence ATGGGCATGCTCTGCGCGGTCAGTTTCCACCGGTACGGGCGCCTCTACTACCTTGATCCGGGTGAGTTTCGGCCCAAGGTCGGCGACAAGGTGCTGGTCCCCACCGATGAGGGGCCCGAGGTGGCCGAGTGCGTCTGGGCCGCCCAGTGGACCTCCGACGACACCGAGGGATTCCCCCGCCTCGCTGGGCTGGCCCAGAAGGAGGATCTGCGCCGCGACGAGCTGCTGCGACAGCGCAGAGCCGAGGCGAAGGTCGCGGCAAAACGCCTGATCCGGGAGCACAATCTGCCGATGAAGGTGGTCGCGGTGGACCACGTGCGTGGTGCGACGGAGGGCGGCGAGCGAAGCACGATCTACTTCACCGCCCCGCACCGGGTGGACTTCCGGTCGCTGGTCCGGGACCTTGGCGCGACCCTGCACTGCCGGGTCGAGCTGCGTCAGCTCTCCGCCCGTGACTCTGCCCGAGTGCAGGGCGGCATCGGTTCCTGCGGGCGGGATCTGTGCTGCGCCACCTTTCTCACCGACTTCGAACCGGTGACCATCCGGATGGCGAAGGACCAGGATCTGCCGCTCAACCCGCTGCGCATCTCCGGTGCGTGCGGTCGGCTGATGTGCTGCCTCAAGTTCGAGCATCCGTTGTACTCCGACAGCGGTTCCTATCCCGCCTCGGGTCAGCGAGTCGAGACACCAGCGGGAACAGCGAAGGTCGTGTCCCGGCATCCACCCAGCGAAACGGTCACCGTGCGGCAGATCGCCGACGGATCCACCCGACGATGCGCGCTCTCCGACGTCTGCGGATCGCGCCAGGCATACGAGGCGCGTGACCGCGGCTGA
- a CDS encoding metallophosphoesterase family protein gives MTDDHAAGFPDQHPTPHGSDGNGSQGETGPAPATPPAGPQASEAAGGEPARRPRSTDPLELGFTPRKPVPWLAPLLLISTGIRTLLALLFGAYLDKRELQNTFDAKVTRQVGPDGGLWLDYVADVGDGFDATYSVAYLLAQRELTVDGHRLPRAQVLVMGGDQVYPSADFETYEDRCKGPYQAALPVTPPEQPTLFAIPGNHDWHDGLTAFLRLFVRSRDRHLGGWNTEQSRSYFAVELPANWWLLGLDDQSGSYLDDPQLSYFDSVAQRLGPQSRVILAVPMPAWIKATKDPSAYDSIDYFIRTIIAPTGAQVRLLISGDQHHYARYAGPDRQLITCGGGGAYLYPTHLLPERIQVPPAETLARRASAPQSYELAGCYPEATRSRRYAWGIFPRLPWRNRGFATLLGILYTLLILSMVGVCTNHDSAQLRLFSVPLVAMVLVTLTGAVLFAKAPGSGGKRRVRHWLLGLGHGLAHLGLAAAGTWAWLTLPFHDWPWPLSVVAAVVFLGSVGGLAASQLVAAYLLVASAFGIHANELFAGQGIEDSKGFVRMRITPDGTLTIYPIGVDRVSRHWQVNPDDSAESSWLVPRTPLEPRLAEPPVVLR, from the coding sequence ATGACGGACGACCACGCTGCTGGTTTCCCGGACCAGCACCCCACCCCGCACGGGTCGGACGGCAACGGCAGCCAGGGCGAGACAGGCCCGGCACCCGCGACACCGCCTGCCGGCCCCCAAGCCAGCGAGGCCGCCGGTGGCGAGCCGGCACGCCGCCCCCGCAGCACCGATCCGCTGGAGCTGGGCTTCACCCCCCGCAAACCAGTGCCGTGGCTGGCGCCGCTCCTGCTGATCAGCACCGGTATCCGGACCCTGCTCGCGCTACTCTTCGGCGCTTACCTGGACAAGCGGGAGCTACAGAACACCTTCGACGCGAAGGTGACCCGGCAGGTCGGGCCGGACGGCGGGCTCTGGCTGGACTACGTCGCCGACGTTGGTGACGGTTTCGACGCCACGTACTCGGTCGCGTACCTGCTGGCGCAGCGGGAGCTGACAGTGGATGGGCACCGGCTGCCCCGGGCTCAGGTCCTGGTGATGGGGGGCGACCAGGTCTACCCGTCGGCGGACTTCGAAACGTACGAGGACCGGTGCAAGGGCCCCTACCAGGCAGCGCTGCCGGTCACCCCACCCGAGCAGCCGACGCTCTTCGCGATCCCCGGCAACCACGACTGGCACGACGGACTCACCGCCTTCCTCCGCCTCTTCGTCCGGTCTCGGGACCGGCACCTCGGCGGCTGGAACACCGAGCAGTCCCGGTCGTACTTCGCGGTGGAGTTGCCAGCAAACTGGTGGCTACTCGGCCTGGACGACCAGTCCGGCTCATACCTGGACGACCCACAGCTCAGCTACTTCGACTCGGTCGCGCAGCGGCTGGGGCCCCAGAGCCGGGTGATCCTGGCCGTCCCGATGCCAGCCTGGATCAAGGCCACCAAAGACCCCTCGGCGTACGACTCAATCGACTACTTCATCCGCACCATCATCGCGCCAACGGGGGCACAGGTACGCCTGCTCATCTCCGGCGACCAGCATCACTACGCCCGATACGCGGGGCCGGACCGGCAGCTCATCACCTGTGGTGGCGGCGGCGCGTACCTCTATCCGACGCACCTGTTGCCGGAGCGAATCCAGGTCCCGCCAGCGGAGACGCTGGCGCGGCGGGCGAGCGCCCCGCAGTCCTACGAGTTGGCGGGGTGCTACCCGGAGGCGACGCGGTCCCGGCGGTACGCCTGGGGCATCTTCCCGCGGCTGCCGTGGCGCAACCGGGGCTTCGCCACGCTTCTCGGCATCCTGTACACACTACTGATCCTGTCGATGGTCGGTGTGTGCACGAACCACGACAGTGCCCAGCTGCGGCTGTTCAGCGTTCCGTTGGTGGCGATGGTGCTGGTGACCCTGACCGGGGCGGTCCTCTTCGCCAAGGCACCCGGCTCCGGGGGTAAGCGACGCGTCCGGCACTGGCTCCTCGGTCTGGGACATGGTCTGGCCCACCTGGGATTGGCGGCCGCCGGCACCTGGGCGTGGCTGACGCTGCCGTTCCACGACTGGCCGTGGCCGCTGTCGGTGGTCGCCGCGGTCGTCTTCCTCGGCTCGGTGGGCGGGCTGGCGGCCAGCCAGCTGGTGGCGGCGTACCTCCTGGTGGCCAGCGCCTTCGGGATCCACGCCAATGAGCTCTTCGCCGGGCAGGGCATCGAGGACTCGAAGGGTTTTGTCCGCATGCGCATCACCCCGGACGGGACGCTGACGATCTACCCGATCGGGGTGGATCGGGTGAGCCGTCACTGGCAGGTCAACCCCGACGACTCGGCCGAGTCGTCGTGGCTGGTCCCACGTACCCCGTTGGAGCCCCGCCTGGCCGAGCCCCCGGTGGTCCTCCGCTGA
- a CDS encoding helix-turn-helix domain-containing protein — protein MAPPVEVRRDAYAKWVRRVLAQAKEVRGLGVVEIAKMAGIGNPTIYRWAKGEGKELPNPEQVLAFCDALDIPSAAAFTILWPGKTELRTEAEPIPMDADLQTLMRKLNDPHVSEFEREFIRETLRQLADRPVQRERPLKRTRRRGVAS, from the coding sequence ATGGCCCCGCCGGTTGAGGTACGCAGAGACGCCTACGCGAAGTGGGTACGGCGCGTCCTGGCGCAGGCCAAAGAGGTCCGCGGGCTAGGCGTCGTCGAGATCGCCAAGATGGCCGGCATCGGCAACCCTACGATCTATCGATGGGCCAAGGGCGAGGGCAAGGAGTTGCCGAACCCCGAGCAGGTGCTCGCCTTCTGCGACGCACTCGACATCCCGTCGGCTGCCGCGTTCACCATCCTGTGGCCCGGCAAGACCGAGCTACGCACCGAGGCGGAACCGATACCGATGGACGCCGACCTACAGACGCTCATGCGCAAACTCAACGATCCGCACGTAAGCGAGTTCGAGCGCGAGTTCATCCGCGAGACGCTTCGCCAGCTCGCTGACCGCCCGGTCCAGCGCGAGCGGCCACTAAAGCGCACCCGACGACGCGGCGTCGCAAGCTAA